In Candidatus Flexicrinis proximus, the following are encoded in one genomic region:
- a CDS encoding FixH family protein — protein sequence MMLMRRVIGMLLTALFLASCGQQTVRTTSSDDLKLGLRIEPEPPAVGATVLIATLEDADGFPVDGARLMLHGDMDHEGMTQIDLETSESLGGEYRIPFEWTMGGGWFLTLTARTPAGAQVSETFTFFVEAVSSESIINRHGNSGSPAANIGYRSDNDPAHLGDAIVTITVHDASGAPVPDASVSVHGDMDHQGMMPVTGVGSHAGEGRYSVPIRWTMVGDWLVTVTVTLADGQVIKQVYDQKVVIP from the coding sequence ATGATGCTCATGAGGCGGGTCATCGGTATGCTGCTCACGGCGTTATTCCTTGCGTCCTGCGGTCAGCAAACCGTAAGAACCACGTCAAGCGACGACCTCAAACTGGGCCTGCGGATCGAGCCGGAGCCTCCGGCGGTGGGAGCGACAGTATTGATCGCAACGCTCGAGGATGCTGATGGCTTTCCGGTCGACGGAGCACGGCTCATGCTGCATGGCGACATGGATCATGAGGGCATGACGCAAATTGATCTGGAAACCAGCGAGAGTCTTGGTGGCGAATATCGGATCCCTTTCGAATGGACGATGGGCGGCGGGTGGTTTCTGACTTTAACAGCGCGCACCCCTGCGGGTGCCCAAGTTAGCGAGACCTTCACCTTCTTCGTCGAAGCAGTGTCCAGCGAGAGCATTATTAATCGTCACGGCAACTCAGGCAGCCCTGCAGCCAATATCGGCTATCGGTCGGACAACGATCCTGCGCACCTTGGCGACGCTATCGTGACCATTACCGTCCACGACGCGTCGGGAGCGCCAGTCCCGGATGCCAGCGTGTCCGTTCACGGCGACATGGACCATCAAGGCATGATGCCGGTCACAGGAGTAGGATCGCATGCTGGCGAAGGGCGTTACAGCGTCCCAATCCGCTGGACAATGGTCGGCGACTGGCTGGTGACTGTCACCGTCACGCTGGCAGATGGACAGGTTATCAAGCAGGTATATGACCAGAAGGTCGTCATTCCATAG
- a CDS encoding c-type cytochrome — MFQQNQNTSSDTQRGHALGVLMAVLLIIVGLMIVRQTAGIPVASLPHAGDKSPTPTITSTPTETPSPTASATATPTSTPSPTMTATPTRTPLPTNTPIPPTATISADAGGGSSANYDPALVARGESLFISCVACHGPDAHGLPNLGKDLIASEFVAAQTDESLVQFIITGRPIWDPLNTSGIDMPGKGGNPAMTTEDIQAIVAYIRSISVVPPTSTNSSDAGDGSSANYDPAVVARGESLFISCVACHGPDARGLPNLGKDLIASEFVAAQTDDALVQFIITGRPIWDALNTSGIDMPGKGGNPAMTTEDIQAIVAYIRSLSQGGG, encoded by the coding sequence ATGTTTCAACAGAACCAGAATACCAGCAGTGATACCCAGCGCGGCCATGCCCTGGGCGTGCTCATGGCTGTCCTCTTGATCATCGTCGGGCTCATGATTGTGCGGCAGACGGCGGGAATACCGGTGGCATCACTGCCGCACGCGGGTGACAAATCGCCAACACCGACGATCACTTCTACGCCGACTGAGACCCCCTCTCCCACCGCTTCGGCCACTGCGACACCGACCAGCACGCCGTCACCAACCATGACAGCGACGCCGACGCGTACTCCGCTGCCTACCAACACGCCCATTCCGCCAACAGCTACGATCAGTGCTGACGCGGGCGGCGGGTCGTCGGCAAACTATGATCCCGCTCTCGTAGCACGCGGAGAGAGTTTGTTCATTTCTTGTGTCGCATGCCATGGCCCGGACGCACACGGTTTGCCAAATCTGGGTAAAGACCTGATCGCGAGCGAGTTCGTCGCCGCCCAGACCGACGAATCGCTAGTACAGTTCATCATCACCGGTCGGCCAATCTGGGACCCTCTGAACACGTCTGGCATCGACATGCCGGGAAAGGGTGGCAATCCAGCCATGACGACTGAGGATATTCAGGCGATTGTCGCCTATATCCGGTCGATATCTGTTGTTCCACCGACTTCAACGAACAGCAGTGACGCGGGCGACGGGTCGTCGGCAAACTATGATCCCGCTGTCGTAGCACGCGGAGAGAGTTTGTTCATTTCTTGTGTCGCATGCCACGGGCCAGATGCGCGCGGCTTGCCCAATCTGGGTAAGGACCTGATCGCGAGCGAGTTCGTTGCTGCACAGACTGACGACGCCCTGGTGCAGTTTATCATCACCGGCCGGCCAATCTGGGACGCTTTGAACACTTCTGGCATCGACATGCCGGGAAAGGGTGGGAATCCCGCAATGACAACTGAGGACATTCAGGCGATTGTCGCCTATATCCGGTCGCTCTCTCAAGGCGGCGGTTGA
- a CDS encoding helix-turn-helix transcriptional regulator → MATSILTTKLYIPPPPLRVVPRLRLIERLNSGLDHKLTLVSAPAGFGKTTLLSAAVGTCEQPVAWLSLDEADNDPSRFLTHLVAALQTIAPHIGEALLKAIQSSQPPPLEAILTALVNETSRSQDEFVLVLDDYHLIEAKPVCDALVFLLEHMPPKMHLVIGTREDPQLPLARLRARGQLTELRAADLRFTPTEAAEFLKEVMELTLSADDIATLETRTEGWIAGLQLAALSMRGRTDVSQFVREFAGDNHYIVDYLVDEVLQRQPQAVRNFLLQTAILDRLSGPLCDAVTGQQKGNAQLEALGRGNFFVVPLDDRRHWYRYHHLFADVLHAHLMAERPDQVSTLHQRASAWFEQNDSPSDAIRHALAARDFARAADLVELAGHEMRKNRQEATLLSWLKALPGPLLRTRPVLCDYYAGTLLQSGELEGVETWLRFAERWLHTTPDRDEQSNAASAEMVVVDEVEFRRLPGSIAMHRAGLALAVGNVPATIECARQVLGLAAQDDHLMHGAAAALVGLATWTIGDLEAAYKSYAGGMARLQKAGYVSDAVGGAVTLADIRLTQGRIREAMSIYERGLQLATQHGATLLRGAADMHVGLSEIYLEHDDLFAAMRHLQSSKDLGEFAGLPKNRYRWRIALARLREAEGDLRGAVDLLTEAESLYTSDFSPNVRPIAAMRTRVWVVQGRLGEALAWVRECALSVEDELSYLREYEHITLARILLARYKLDREDSAIVEAAGLLKRLLFAAEQGARTASAIEILVLLSLALLMQGNLPPALTTLERALSLAEPEGYIRMFVDAGPSLAVLLEKAAKHGIAPNYVRQLLNAIGKIEHKPSVKQDLIEPLSERELEVLRLLGTDLDGPDLARELMVSLNTIRTHTKNIYTKLGVNSRRAAVRRAEELGLL, encoded by the coding sequence ATGGCAACGTCAATTCTAACCACAAAACTGTATATTCCCCCGCCTCCGCTCAGAGTTGTTCCGCGCCTACGCTTAATTGAGCGGCTGAACAGTGGGCTAGACCACAAACTGACCCTTGTTTCTGCCCCGGCCGGATTTGGGAAAACCACACTCTTAAGCGCTGCGGTTGGCACTTGCGAGCAACCCGTCGCCTGGCTGTCACTTGACGAAGCGGATAATGACCCCTCTCGTTTCCTGACCCACCTCGTCGCTGCTTTGCAGACGATTGCGCCCCATATTGGGGAAGCGCTCCTAAAAGCGATCCAGTCCTCTCAGCCACCGCCACTTGAGGCCATTCTGACCGCCCTGGTCAATGAAACCTCTAGGTCTCAAGACGAATTTGTCCTCGTCCTGGATGACTACCACTTGATTGAAGCCAAACCTGTTTGTGATGCGCTTGTCTTCTTGCTCGAACACATGCCTCCAAAAATGCATCTGGTTATCGGTACCCGAGAAGACCCGCAACTCCCACTTGCCCGGTTACGGGCACGAGGACAACTGACCGAACTTCGGGCCGCCGATCTACGTTTCACCCCGACTGAAGCCGCCGAGTTTCTCAAAGAGGTGATGGAGCTGACCCTCTCAGCGGACGATATTGCCACGCTTGAGACGCGAACCGAAGGCTGGATAGCGGGCCTCCAGCTGGCGGCCCTTTCTATGCGAGGACGCACCGACGTATCGCAGTTCGTTAGGGAATTCGCCGGAGACAACCACTACATCGTAGACTATCTGGTCGACGAAGTCTTGCAGCGTCAACCCCAAGCTGTACGGAACTTTCTGCTCCAAACTGCCATTCTCGACCGGTTAAGTGGCCCGCTATGCGATGCGGTCACAGGCCAACAGAAGGGCAACGCGCAACTAGAGGCTCTGGGGCGCGGCAACTTTTTCGTCGTGCCACTGGATGACCGGCGCCACTGGTATCGCTATCACCATCTCTTTGCCGATGTTCTCCACGCGCATCTGATGGCGGAGCGCCCCGATCAGGTGTCCACTCTGCATCAACGCGCGAGCGCGTGGTTCGAGCAGAATGATTCGCCATCTGATGCGATCCGGCACGCGCTGGCCGCCAGAGATTTCGCGCGTGCGGCGGATCTGGTAGAGCTGGCAGGGCATGAAATGCGAAAGAACAGACAGGAGGCCACACTGCTCAGCTGGCTCAAGGCGCTCCCTGGCCCCCTACTCCGCACCCGACCTGTACTCTGCGATTACTATGCAGGGACGTTACTGCAGAGCGGCGAGCTTGAGGGGGTTGAAACCTGGCTGCGCTTCGCCGAACGGTGGCTGCATACGACTCCTGATCGGGATGAGCAGTCGAACGCCGCATCGGCAGAGATGGTCGTAGTGGATGAAGTGGAATTTCGCCGTTTGCCTGGCTCGATTGCCATGCACCGTGCCGGGCTGGCGTTGGCTGTGGGTAACGTGCCCGCCACTATAGAATGTGCTCGGCAGGTGCTCGGCCTTGCGGCTCAGGATGACCATCTTATGCACGGAGCGGCGGCAGCGCTAGTGGGGCTCGCAACCTGGACGATCGGGGACCTAGAGGCTGCCTACAAGTCGTATGCTGGCGGCATGGCGAGGCTACAGAAGGCCGGATATGTCTCTGACGCAGTCGGTGGCGCAGTCACTCTGGCTGACATCCGGCTGACACAGGGAAGAATACGCGAGGCGATGAGTATCTACGAGCGGGGATTGCAGCTCGCGACACAGCACGGCGCAACTCTGCTGCGTGGAGCCGCAGACATGCACGTCGGATTGAGCGAAATCTACCTTGAGCATGACGATTTGTTCGCCGCAATGCGCCACCTGCAGAGCAGTAAGGATCTCGGTGAGTTTGCTGGGCTACCCAAGAATCGGTATCGCTGGCGTATCGCTTTGGCTCGATTACGGGAAGCCGAAGGCGATCTTCGTGGCGCTGTCGACCTGCTCACCGAGGCGGAAAGCCTGTATACGAGTGACTTTTCCCCAAATGTGCGTCCCATCGCGGCGATGAGGACGCGAGTTTGGGTTGTGCAAGGACGCCTGGGCGAAGCTCTCGCTTGGGTGCGCGAATGTGCCCTGTCGGTTGAGGATGAACTCAGTTATCTGCGTGAGTATGAACACATCACACTCGCCAGAATACTCCTGGCAAGGTACAAGCTCGACCGTGAAGACAGCGCCATCGTTGAAGCTGCCGGCCTCCTGAAGCGCCTGCTGTTTGCCGCCGAACAAGGGGCGCGGACGGCAAGTGCCATCGAGATTCTGGTGCTGCTATCGCTCGCACTTCTGATGCAGGGAAACCTCCCCCCCGCGCTAACAACGCTGGAGCGCGCTCTGTCTCTGGCGGAACCGGAGGGCTACATCCGCATGTTTGTGGACGCAGGTCCATCCCTGGCGGTCCTGCTGGAAAAAGCCGCAAAACATGGGATCGCCCCAAACTATGTCCGTCAACTCCTGAATGCCATTGGCAAGATCGAACACAAACCTTCAGTCAAACAGGACTTGATCGAGCCGCTCAGCGAGCGGGAACTGGAGGTTCTTCGGCTGCTCGGCACGGACCTCGACGGCCCCGATCTTGCTCGCGAACTCATGGTGTCCTTAAACACCATCCGCACCCACACCAAGAACATCTACACCAAGCTGGGCGTAAACAGCCGCCGGGCAGCGGTCCGCCGGGCTGAAGAACTCGGCTTGCTCTAG
- a CDS encoding NAD(P)-dependent alcohol dehydrogenase has translation MKAVIYTKYGSPDVLQYIDVEKPAPKENEVLVKIKASSANPLDWHFMRAAPFLARLENGLFKPKQPKLGADIAGQVEAVGSGVTQFKPGDEVFGDIWLSGLGGFAEYGRVREDTLVLKPSNVSFEAAASVPLAALTALQGLRDKGQIQPGQKVLINGASGGVGTFAVQIAKAFGAEVTGVCSTRNLDMVRSIGADHVIDYTREDFTRNGQQYDLIYCAVGNRSITDYKRALAPQGICVIAGFTTLRRMFEHLILGPRRSKVGGQRVGMMGTVNPNKVDLTFLMELLEAGKIVPVIDRCYPLSETAEAIRYLEAGRARGKVVITVAHDDKSAWRVTPDQSAA, from the coding sequence ATGAAAGCAGTCATCTACACAAAATATGGATCACCGGACGTTCTTCAGTACATCGACGTCGAGAAACCCGCTCCCAAAGAGAATGAAGTCCTGGTGAAAATCAAAGCGTCATCCGCAAATCCACTCGACTGGCATTTCATGCGAGCGGCCCCGTTCCTGGCTCGCCTGGAAAACGGACTGTTCAAACCGAAACAACCCAAACTCGGTGCCGACATCGCGGGGCAGGTCGAAGCGGTTGGAAGTGGCGTAACGCAGTTTAAACCGGGCGACGAGGTATTTGGAGACATCTGGTTGAGCGGACTGGGGGGGTTTGCCGAGTATGGGCGCGTTCGTGAAGATACTCTGGTGTTGAAACCAAGCAATGTTTCATTTGAGGCCGCTGCCTCCGTACCACTTGCGGCGCTCACCGCGCTTCAGGGTCTGCGCGACAAGGGCCAGATTCAACCCGGGCAAAAGGTCTTGATCAATGGCGCGTCCGGCGGCGTCGGGACGTTTGCGGTGCAGATCGCCAAGGCCTTCGGCGCCGAAGTCACGGGCGTATGCAGCACACGAAATCTGGACATGGTGCGCTCTATCGGCGCAGACCACGTCATCGATTACACGCGGGAAGATTTCACCAGGAACGGGCAGCAATACGACTTGATCTACTGCGCCGTCGGTAATCGCTCCATCACTGATTATAAGCGCGCGCTGGCGCCCCAGGGAATCTGCGTAATTGCCGGATTCACGACCCTGCGGAGGATGTTCGAACACTTGATCCTCGGGCCACGCAGATCAAAGGTGGGTGGTCAGCGAGTCGGCATGATGGGAACGGTGAACCCCAATAAAGTTGATCTAACCTTCCTGATGGAGCTTCTCGAAGCTGGTAAGATCGTGCCCGTCATTGACAGATGTTATCCGTTGAGTGAGACGGCTGAAGCGATCCGGTATCTTGAAGCAGGACGCGCCAGAGGGAAAGTCGTCATCACTGTCGCACATGACGACAAATCCGCTTGGCGCGTTACGCCTGATCAATCCGCCGCCTGA
- a CDS encoding NAD(P)-dependent alcohol dehydrogenase encodes MKAVIWTAYGQPDVLQLKEVEKPTPKDNEVLIRIAATTVPSGDCEMRSMSGSRWYTLLMRAYVGLRKPTKITVLGMELAGVIESAGKDVKRFKAGDEVFGTTGFVGAGTNAEYIALPEEPEGGALSIKPANMTYEEAAAVPIGGLEALNFLRQANLQSGQSVLINGAAGTIGTFAVQLAKALGAEVTAVDSTEKLDLLRSIGADSVTDYTREDFARSNKTYDLILDIAGKSSFSGSLKSLKPGGCFLIANARVSQRVQGRWASTTRSKKVVFGKSSPKTEDLLLLKALIEAGKLRTVIDRVYSLEQTAAAHRYVETGQKVGNVVISINRGV; translated from the coding sequence ATGAAAGCAGTCATCTGGACCGCCTATGGACAGCCGGACGTTCTTCAACTTAAGGAAGTGGAAAAACCAACTCCTAAGGACAATGAAGTCCTGATAAGGATAGCCGCGACCACGGTGCCATCCGGTGACTGTGAGATGCGCAGTATGAGCGGCTCGCGCTGGTACACACTGCTTATGCGTGCCTACGTGGGACTCAGAAAACCAACAAAGATAACGGTTCTTGGTATGGAGCTGGCCGGAGTGATTGAATCGGCAGGCAAAGACGTAAAGCGATTCAAGGCGGGCGACGAGGTGTTCGGAACAACTGGTTTTGTAGGTGCTGGTACGAACGCGGAGTACATCGCCCTGCCGGAGGAGCCTGAAGGCGGGGCGCTGTCGATCAAGCCGGCCAACATGACCTATGAGGAAGCCGCCGCCGTTCCGATTGGCGGCCTTGAAGCGCTGAATTTCCTCAGACAGGCAAACCTCCAGAGCGGACAAAGCGTTCTGATCAACGGCGCAGCCGGAACGATCGGCACCTTCGCCGTACAGCTTGCTAAGGCCCTCGGGGCCGAAGTGACTGCTGTCGATAGCACCGAAAAACTGGACTTACTGCGCTCAATTGGCGCAGACAGTGTCACCGATTACACGCGAGAAGATTTCGCTAGAAGTAACAAGACCTACGACCTCATTCTGGACATCGCCGGTAAGAGTTCATTCTCTGGTAGCCTGAAATCGCTAAAGCCAGGCGGTTGTTTCCTCATTGCCAATGCCAGAGTGTCGCAGCGGGTTCAAGGGCGCTGGGCATCGACAACACGCAGCAAGAAAGTGGTTTTCGGGAAATCATCTCCAAAGACCGAAGATCTGCTCTTGCTCAAAGCGCTCATTGAGGCGGGGAAGCTAAGAACCGTCATCGACAGAGTGTATTCTCTTGAACAGACTGCCGCGGCGCACAGGTACGTCGAAACGGGCCAGAAGGTAGGCAACGTAGTGATCTCCATCAATCGAGGGGTTTGA
- a CDS encoding NAD(P)/FAD-dependent oxidoreductase has product MLDAVIVGGSSAGLSAALILGRSLREVVVVDDQKPCNRFSRASHGFLTRDGMPPADLLHLAHEQLTHYPSVVLKAATVLRIERTDLGFEIISSDASKLEARSVLLATGLKDEMPPLAGIQALWGKSVFHCPYCDGYELRGKAIAVYGVDEEALHQVMLLRNLTDTLTLCAGEGWRITPAQRERLTRHGIQIIEQPIEALEYVDTQLEAIRFADGTRLICDALFIRPRTTHRTSFARDLGCKVDDQDIVQVDPRGRTSVKGIYAAGDLSSNMRSVALAVAQGAAAAYGINADLIAQDFS; this is encoded by the coding sequence ATGCTGGATGCAGTGATTGTAGGTGGAAGCAGCGCTGGCCTGAGCGCCGCGTTGATTTTGGGTCGATCCTTGAGGGAGGTTGTCGTCGTCGATGACCAGAAACCCTGTAACCGTTTTTCTCGGGCGTCTCACGGATTTTTGACGCGTGACGGCATGCCTCCTGCGGACTTGCTGCACCTAGCACACGAACAACTTACACATTACCCATCCGTCGTCCTCAAAGCGGCAACCGTGCTACGCATTGAAAGGACCGACCTCGGGTTTGAGATCATAAGTTCGGATGCCTCCAAACTCGAGGCACGAAGTGTCTTGCTCGCTACAGGCTTGAAAGATGAGATGCCCCCACTTGCCGGCATCCAGGCCTTATGGGGCAAGAGCGTGTTTCACTGTCCATACTGTGATGGCTACGAACTTAGGGGCAAGGCGATCGCGGTCTATGGCGTGGATGAGGAGGCGCTTCACCAGGTGATGCTGCTCCGGAATTTAACAGATACCCTGACACTTTGCGCCGGTGAGGGATGGAGAATTACGCCTGCGCAGCGTGAGAGACTAACTCGACACGGGATTCAGATCATTGAACAACCTATCGAAGCCCTCGAATACGTCGATACTCAACTTGAGGCCATTCGATTTGCCGATGGTACGCGGCTAATCTGTGATGCACTCTTCATCCGTCCAAGGACGACCCACAGAACTTCTTTTGCTCGTGATCTGGGATGTAAAGTCGACGATCAGGATATCGTACAGGTTGATCCGCGGGGTCGAACAAGTGTTAAGGGCATTTATGCGGCCGGCGACTTATCGTCAAACATGCGAAGCGTGGCCCTCGCCGTGGCACAGGGCGCGGCAGCGGCCTATGGAATCAATGCCGACCTGATTGCACAGGACTTTTCCTGA
- a CDS encoding elongation factor G, whose amino-acid sequence MKEYTTEKIRNVALVGHQGCGKTSLVEALLYNSGATTRLGRIEEGSTASDWEDDEKQRQISLSTSLIPIEFSDHKINVLDAPGYTDFQGDVRNAIRVADSVIVVIDAVAGVEVGTELAWEYAKQFLQPIIVVINKLDRENANFQRTLQGLRDTFPDHKFVPVMLPIGEQADFKGIVNVLTMKAYYEAGKDRSDLPADMVETAEAARRELIEAAAEADDAYIEKYFTEGVLTDDEIRDGMRKAARNHALNTVPVFVTSATKNIGTYPVLESFVAYTSSPAIRRFGVHRNGGAEIEYINGPHSDDAALAAYVFKTVNDRFVGTLSYMRVFAGHIKSDSRNWNNTRNIDERFGPIITLRGKEQISVPILHAGDIGVVAKLQTTQTGDTLGDRDKTFEIVKPNFSDPLYAVALQPKTQADAAKIGTVLTTLAQADPTLRWRNDGDTSQIILEGMGEIHVMVALGRADKLGVGILTEMPKVPYKETVTKKADASYRHKKQSGGAGQFGEITLFVEPNPGGGFVYEAKVSGGAVTEQFLDSAHKGILQVIPTGVIAGYPVVDVHVRVYDGKMHPVDSKDIAFQIAGRESFKEAFKEAGPVLLEPIMDVKITVPETMMGDIMSDLNTRRGRVQGMDTTGGGKSIVSAQVPLAEMLRYGNDLRSMSGGRGIYSMSFAHYERVPSNIAEPIVKSYSPHSAAE is encoded by the coding sequence ATGAAAGAGTACACGACGGAGAAAATTCGCAACGTCGCCTTAGTCGGCCACCAGGGATGTGGCAAGACGTCCTTGGTGGAAGCTCTGCTCTACAATAGCGGCGCAACGACGCGGTTGGGGCGCATCGAAGAAGGGTCAACCGCTTCCGATTGGGAAGACGATGAAAAACAGCGTCAGATTTCGCTTTCCACTTCGCTCATCCCCATTGAATTCAGCGACCACAAGATAAATGTCCTGGACGCGCCGGGGTATACCGACTTCCAGGGCGACGTACGTAACGCGATTCGAGTGGCAGACTCTGTGATCGTCGTCATAGATGCCGTCGCGGGCGTCGAGGTCGGTACGGAACTTGCCTGGGAGTACGCCAAACAATTCCTTCAGCCAATCATTGTTGTCATCAACAAACTCGACCGCGAAAACGCGAATTTCCAGAGAACACTCCAGGGCTTGCGAGACACCTTCCCTGACCATAAGTTCGTCCCTGTAATGCTGCCCATTGGTGAGCAGGCCGATTTCAAGGGTATTGTCAACGTCCTGACAATGAAGGCGTATTATGAAGCGGGCAAGGATCGCTCAGATCTTCCCGCCGATATGGTTGAAACCGCCGAGGCAGCCCGCCGCGAACTCATCGAAGCTGCTGCCGAGGCAGATGACGCCTATATTGAGAAGTACTTCACAGAGGGTGTCCTAACTGATGACGAAATCCGCGATGGTATGCGAAAAGCTGCGCGCAACCACGCGTTAAACACGGTGCCTGTTTTCGTGACCAGTGCCACCAAGAACATTGGCACTTATCCCGTATTGGAATCGTTCGTAGCATATACTTCTTCGCCCGCAATACGTCGTTTCGGCGTTCACCGTAATGGCGGCGCGGAGATCGAATACATCAATGGTCCTCATAGTGACGATGCAGCGCTGGCTGCCTATGTCTTTAAGACCGTAAACGACCGGTTTGTCGGCACACTCTCGTACATGCGCGTTTTTGCCGGCCATATCAAGTCGGACAGCCGCAACTGGAACAACACGCGGAACATCGACGAGCGTTTCGGGCCGATTATCACCCTGCGAGGCAAAGAACAAATATCGGTCCCGATTCTGCATGCTGGCGATATAGGCGTCGTCGCGAAACTTCAGACTACCCAGACAGGCGACACCCTGGGCGACCGCGACAAGACTTTTGAGATCGTGAAACCGAATTTCTCCGATCCGCTGTATGCAGTAGCACTACAGCCCAAGACCCAGGCAGATGCAGCCAAGATCGGAACTGTGCTAACCACTCTAGCCCAGGCAGACCCGACGCTGCGCTGGCGCAACGACGGGGACACGAGCCAGATCATTCTCGAAGGCATGGGTGAAATTCACGTCATGGTCGCGCTTGGACGTGCCGACAAGCTCGGTGTCGGCATCCTGACTGAAATGCCCAAGGTTCCGTACAAAGAGACGGTCACCAAGAAGGCGGACGCGAGTTACCGGCACAAGAAACAGTCGGGCGGCGCCGGACAGTTCGGTGAAATCACATTGTTCGTCGAGCCGAATCCTGGCGGCGGCTTCGTATACGAGGCAAAAGTGTCGGGTGGTGCTGTCACTGAGCAGTTCCTCGACTCAGCCCATAAGGGTATACTGCAGGTCATTCCAACCGGGGTGATTGCAGGCTATCCAGTCGTCGACGTCCATGTGCGCGTCTATGACGGCAAGATGCACCCCGTCGATTCCAAAGACATCGCGTTCCAGATCGCTGGACGCGAGTCGTTCAAAGAGGCGTTCAAGGAAGCTGGTCCCGTCTTGCTTGAACCGATCATGGACGTGAAAATCACAGTCCCAGAGACTATGATGGGCGATATCATGAGCGACCTGAATACGCGGCGTGGTCGTGTACAGGGTATGGATACCACTGGCGGCGGCAAGAGCATTGTCAGCGCGCAGGTACCCTTGGCCGAGATGCTGCGCTATGGAAACGATCTCCGTTCAATGTCAGGTGGTCGAGGCATATACTCGATGAGCTTTGCGCACTATGAGCGGGTACCATCAAACATCGCCGAACCCATCGTCAAGTCTTACAGTCCTCACAGCGCGGCAGAATAA